The stretch of DNA GTTGCAGGGGCGGGTTGCGGGCGTGCAGGTGCAAGGCTCGGGCAGCCCAGGCGAAGCGCCGGTTATCACCATCCGGGGTATTGGTACGTTGGGTAACGCCAGCAGTGCCCCTCTCTACGTTATTGATGGCTTATGGACGGATAACATCCGCGACCTGAACCCCAACGATATCGAGACCCTGAATGTGCTGAAAGATGCTTCCTCTACGGCCATCTATGGCTCGCGGGGGGCCAATGGGGTAGTGCAGATTACCACCAAAAAAGGTAAGTCAGGCGTTCCTAGCATTAGCTTAAATGCGTATGCGGGCGTTGATCAGCTCTACAAACGCTATAACCTCACCAACGCCAGCGAGTGGGCCGACCGGGCCGTGCAGGCCTACACCAACGCCGGTCTGGACCCCCTTAATGCCGGCCAGAACAGCTTGGCTGGGGCTGTGAAAGGCCCGGGCGGAAAGTTTGATCCTACCATTGACACCGACTGGCAAAAGGAGTTCTTCCAGACCGGACGGGTGGAAGATTACAACCTGACTTTTTCGGGCGGTACCAGCGGCGAGAAATCGGCCAGCAACTTCCTGATATCGGGGGAGTACTTCCACCAGCAGGGCATTGTGAAGGGCCCCAACTTTGAGCGCTACAGCCTGCGCCTTAACTCGGGCCTGACCCGGGGCCGCCTGAAGTTTCAGGAGAATGTGCAGCTAACCCACATCAACCGCACCCTGCTCAACGGCTTTCCCTTCATTGATGTGTTGCTGATGCTGCCCAGCATACCCGTGTATGACCCCCGCAACGAGGGCGGTTTCGGTACGGGCTCCACCACGCTCAACACGTTTGCCACTAACCCCATTGGGGCGCAGTCGCTCTTAAACCGCAAGCAGAACGACAACCGCATTGCCGGTAACGTATCGGCCGATGTTTCCATTTTCGACTTCCTGTCGTATCGACTCAATATGGCCATCGACGGGCACGTTTATAGCAACTCCGATGCTCAGAAGGCGGGTATCATTCGGCAGAATACCGCCATTAACACCTCCTTCCTGAGTGAGTTTCAGGGCTATGACGTGTTCCTGCTGACGGAGAACACACTGAATTTCAACAAAAGCTTCGGCGATAGTCACGTAAACGGTATTGTTGGCTACTCAGAGCAGCGCTACCGGCAGCACAATACTACCGTGCAGCGCCAGGGTTTTACGAGTGCTCCTCAGTACTATTTTGAGCTCGATGCGGGCCCGGTTGCTGGTATCAGCGGTGGTGCCACCATTGAAAACTCCAAGCGCTCCTATTTCAGCCAGGTAACCTACGACTACAAGAACCGCTATCTGGTTTCGGGCAGCTTCCGCCGCGATGGGTCCTCTAAGTTTGCACCCGAGAACCGCTGGGGCAACTTTGGAGCAGGCTCAGTGGCCTGGCGGTTGAGCGAAGAAGAGTTTTTCAAGACTTCCGTACCGGCAGTTAATAACCTGAAGCTGCGCGCCAGCTACGGCGTAAACGGCAACGATGGCCTGGGTGGGGCCTACGGCGGCAACTACCTCACGGCACCCATCATCAACCAAAACGTGAACTACGTTGACGGCAACGGCAACATTGTAAACGGCTCTGCCCAGATTACCCTAAGCAGCCCCGACATTCAGTGGGAGGAGCGCTACACGAAAGATGCCGGCATTGACGTAGGCTTCTTGGACAACCGCTTTACGCTGTCGGCGGACTACTACATTTCCGAAACCAAGAAAGCCCTGGCTCCGGTGGTTATTCCGGTGTACCTGGGCAACTTTGGCGGGGCCGTATTCCAGAATGCGGGTAACCTCGAAAACCGGGGCTTTGAATTGGCCCTGGGCTACCACGAGAATCGCAACGCCTTCACCTACGGCGCCGACTTTACCCTGACTACGGTGAAAAACCGGGTAACCAAGGTGCCCACCGAAGGCCAGTCGTTCTCCGACGGTATTGGCCTTACCCGCACGCAGGTAGGCCAGCCGGTTGGGGCTTTCTACCTGATTCCGTTCGATGGCATTTTCCAGTCGAAGGATGAGGTGCAGAACTACCGCAACGCCGATGGGAAAGTAATTCAGCCCTACGCATCAGCCGGCGACGTGCGCTACAAAGACTCAAACGGCGACGGCGTGATTGACACCCGCGACCGGGTATTTGTGGGCACGCCTTTCCCCAAGCTGCAAATGGGCCTCAACCTCAGCGCCGCCTACAAGGGCTTTGATGTGTCGGTGTTCCTGCAGGCCGTAACGGGTAACCAGGTGTTTAACCGCTCTAAGGCGGCCCTGGAAAGCTACAACGGCCCCAACAACTATGAGCGTGATGTGCACCCCTGGACGCCCGAAAACCCCTCTACTACTACGCCCCGCTTGTTGCAGGGTGGGGGCGCCGGCGACCTGGGCCTGGCTGCTGCATCCAATGCCTTGTTCAACTCCACCCGCTGGCTCGAAGACGGAGACTACCTGCGTTTGAAGAACATTCAGATTGGGTACACCTTCCCTAAAGTACTGACCAGCAAAGTGCCCAGCCTGGGTAGCGTGCGGGTGTACGTGACAGGCCGAAACGTGGTGACGTTCACGAAGTACTCGGGCTTTGACCCGGAAATAACCGGTACGGGATTCTATGGCCGCGGCATCGATGATGGCGCCTATCCCAACGTGCGCACCTTCACGGGCGGCGTGCAGGTTAATTTCTAATAGCTCAGCGGGCCACCTGCAGCGGGTGGCCTACTGGTAAACCGTCTTGCTTTTACTTGTATGAAACTGAATAAAATTCCCGCTCTGTTGCTAGCGGGGTCCTTGCTCTTTGCCACTGGCTGCGAGAAGGACCTACTGGATAAAACCAACCCCAATGCTCCCTCTACGGCGCAGTTCTGGAAAAGCCAGGACGATGCCATCAAGGGCGTATATGCCTGCTACTCGGGCATTCAGCAGTATGCCTGCTACGGCCACTCCTGGCAGTTTATTACGGCCCGCTCCGATGAGTCGTACAGCCAGAGTCCGTTTGTTGAGCTGGCCAACTTCACGCGCTTCATTCAGCCCGATAACAACTTCTTCATTTCCTCCTTCGCCTGGAATGATTACTACCGCACCATTTATCGGACCAACCAGGTAATTACCCACGTGCCCGATATCAACATGGATCCGGTGCTGAAGAACCGCCTGTTGGGGGAAGCCCAGTTCATACGGGCACTGATGTATTTCGATCTGGAGTCGTTTTTTGGCAACGTTCCGCTCATCATCACCGAATCGGTGGTGTCTACGCGTGCCACGCAAGCCACTCCGGCGCAGGTGCAGGCCCAGGTAATTGCCGATCTGCAGGCCGCCATCCCGAACCTGCCGCTCACCTACTCCGGTGCTGACCGGGGCCGCGCCACCAAGGGGGCCGCGCAGGCTCTGCTAGCTAAGATGTACCTGCAGCAGCGTCGGTGGTCCGATGCCTCAGCCTTGCTGGCTCAGGTTATCAACTCCAATGTGTATTCCCTGGTACCCAACTACCTGGATAACTTCACGGAGACCAATGAGAACAACAGCGAATCGGTTTTTGAGGTGCAGTACACAGGCTCTCCCCTCGACGTAGGCCAGGGCCAGGACAATGCTTCCGCCTCAGAGGCCTACGACCGCCCCAACTTCTTTGGGCCGCCTATTTACACGTTCTCTGATGTGCAGCCCCGCCGCTGGCTGCTCGATGCCTACACCGACTCAACGGTGGCCTTTGCCGCGGGCAGCACCACGAAGCACCGCATTGACCCCCGCCGCGATATTTCTATCATCAGCAACCTCAACCCCGACCGCTTCTACGGTAAAACCTTTGCTGAGCTGGGCTACAATCCCAGCCAGCAGTACTGGCGCAAGTACCTGAACGACCGTACCCGCACCACCCCGGAAAACTTCACCTCGGGCATCAATTTCCGTGTTATTCGCTACGCCGATGTGTTGCTGCTGCAGGCCGAAGCGCTGAATGAGCAGGGACAAACCGCCGCCGCCGTGCCACTGGTAAACCAGGTTCGGCAGCGGGTAGGTTTGGCGCCGCTGGTGGCTGGCAATTTCACTCAGAATAGCCTCCGGCTGCAGATGCGTAATGAGCGGGCCAAGGAGCTGGCGGGTGAAGGGCAGCGCTGGTACGACATTATCCGGTGGGGCTTGCTTGATAACCAAACGGGCATTGACGACCTAAAAACGCGCGACGCCGACTTCGGCAACTTTGTGCTGGGCAAATCAAAGCTGCTGCCCATTCCGCAGTCTGATATTGACATTGACCCCAATGTAAAGCAGAACCCCGGCTACTAACCCCCGGTGTAAGTAAAACAGCCGCTCCGGGCCCGCCAGGAGCGGCTGTTATTCTTCTAACGGGTAGCTAGTGCCCCGCTTGATTTAAGTGTATGAGAAGATTTTCGCACCTGGCCTACGCCACGCTGGCGGGGGTAGTGCTAGTAGCAGCAGGCTGCCAGAAACCTGCGCCAGCCCCCGCGGCAATAGTGCCGCCCGTGGTAGTGCCGCCTATTACGTCGTCGGCCACGTTTACCAACCCGTTGCTGGCATCGGGTCCTGATCCGTGGGTAACCCAAAAGGACGGGTACTACTACTACATGCACACGCTCAACAACCGGCTGGAAATCTGGAAGACGGCGGCCATGTCGGAGTTGCGCACGGCTCCCAGCAAGGTAGTCTGGACGCCGCCCAGCACGGGTAATGCCGCCGGCAACCTGTGGGCGCCGGAGCTACATTTTCTTGATGGCAAGTGGTACATCTACTACTCGGCGGGCCCCGCCGGCCCCGACCTGGGCCGGCAGCGCACCTGGGTAGTAGAAAATGCAGCCACTGACCCCACCACGGGCACCTGGACCGACAAAGGCCGCTTGTTTAGCTCACCCGAAGATTTCTGGGCCATCGACGGGACCGTGCTGGAGCAAAACGGCAAGCACTACTTCATCTGGTCGGGCCACAATGGGGTTGATGGCATCCAGCGCATTTACATCTCCCAGATGGGCAACCCCTGGACGCTCATAGGGCCACGCGTTGAACTCTCGCACCCCGAGTATATCTGGGAAAACGTAGGGCCTCCTTACGTGAATGAAGGGCCCGAGATTCTGAAGCACGGCGGCAAAACGTTCCTGGTATACTCAGCCAGCTTCTGCGGCACCGATCAATACGCCCTGGGCATGCTCACCACCGATGCCACCGCCGATCCGCTGCTGCCGGCCTCCTGGAAGAAGTCAGATAAACCCGTTTTCTCCCAGGACGCGGCCAACCGGGCCTTTGCTACGGGGCACAATTCATTCTTTACCTCAAAGGATGGGAAAGAGGACTGGATTATATACCACGCCAACTCTAACCCCAATGAGGGCTGCGTAGACAAGCGCAACCCTCGCATGCAGAGGTACACCTGGAATCCCGATGGTACGCCCAACTTTGGGGTGCCGGTGGCCATTAATACCCCCATTGCCAAGCCCAGCGGCGAGTAAGCTACATTTTGGGTGCCAGTTTGCCTTCATCCTCACCATCTAACTCTACACATGATACCATCTATACATTCCGCCCGGCGTGCCAAAGCAGCGCGCGGGCCTTTGCGCCACCTGCTGCAGCTAGGAGCGCTCCTGATTGTGCTGCTGGGGTGGCCTAGCGCTCCGGCTTGTGCTTTACAGGGCGCGCTGGGGGTGCATGATCCGTCAACCATTGTAAAGGAGGGCAATAAGTACTGGATTTTTGCCACCGGCCAGGGCATCTACAGCATGTACTCAACTGACCTGGTAAACTGGACGCCCGGGCCCCGAACGGTGTTTGTGAACAACGCCTACCCAGGTTGGATTAACGGCAAGGTGCCGGGCTTCGCGGGCAATTTCTGGGCGCCGGAGTGCATCTTCCTCAATGGCAAATACTACCTCTACTATTCCTGCTCCACGTTCGGCTCCAAAGTGTCGGCCATAGGTTTGGCTACCAACGTTACGCTGGACCCCACCAGCCCCAACTACAAGTGGGAAGACCAGGGCGAGGTAGTTTCTACCAGCGCCAGCAGCGACGTGAATGCCATTGACCCGGCCGTGTTCCGGGATACCAACGGCGACGTATGGCTTTCCTACGGCTCATTCTTCGGCGGCATCAGAGTTACCCAGCTCTCCGCCACTACGGGTAAGCCTACCGGCGGCACCACGCACGCCGTAGCCAATGGAAACCCCGAGGCCGCTTACCTGACCAAAAATGGCAGCTTCTATTACCTGTTCGTAAACCGCGGTGCGTGCTGCAACGGTGTTAATAGCACCTATTACATGGTGGTGGGTAGGTCTGCATCGCCCACCGGGCCTTTTCTAGATCAGAACGGGGCAGACCTGAACAACGGGGGCGGCACGGTGGTGCTCAACGCGGCCGGCCGCTACATTGGGCCGGGGCATACGGGCATCTATGAAGAGAACGGAGTAAGCTACTTTTCGCACCACTACTACGATGGGTTTGATAACGGCGCCCCCAAGCTGGGAATAGCCAAGCTGACCTGGACGGCCGCCGGGTGGCCTAGCGTAACCCGCGACTGGGTGACGGCGGGCCGTTACGAAATCAGGAGCCAGAACAGCAACCTGGTGTGGGATGCCTGGGGCTGCACCGGGGTAGCGGGCCAAATGATTGCGCAGGGCACGCCTGCTGGGCTTGACTGCCAGCGCTGGGACATCACGCCCCTGGGTGAAGGTGAATATAAGATTACTAACGCCCTGGGTGGCCTGGCGGCTGATGTAGCCGGGTGCTCTCCCGATGCCGGCGCAAAGCTGCAGCTAGGTGCCTATACGGGGGCCTTCTGCCAACGCTTCCGCATTGACCGGGCTAATGACGGTACCTTGGTTTTTGCTTCCGCAAACGGCAACAGAGTAGTAGAAGTACCTAATGCTTCTACCACCGTAGGCCAGCAGCTAGGCCTCTGGGATTACAACGGCTGCTCCTGCCAACGCTGGACGCTAACAAACGTGAGTGTGCTGACCAGCACCAACCGAAAATTACTGAAGGGGGTGAGCATTTATCCGCAGCCCACCTCAACGGGGAGCTTCACGGTGGCGTTAGCAGGACAGCCGCTGGGGGCCGAAACGCAGATTGTGGTAACTGATCTGAAAGGTGCCGTTGTGTACCGCCAGGAGTTCAGCAAGCAGCTAACTACTTTAACGGTGCAAGCGGGTTTGGCGCCTGGTGTGTACCAGATAGCAGTGCGGCGTGGTGCGTTAGCCACCAGCCAAAAGCTGGTGGTACTCTAAGGCTTGTGAGAGAGAAAGCTAATGGTGCCAATGCACGCGGGACAGGGAAGCTATGTGGCAGAAAAGCATATCAGGCTCAGCAAAACGATTTAGCTAAATAGCTTAAGTAATACACAAACGATTGTGTAAATTCGAAATCATTTTCTACTTTACACACCATTTCAGTAGGGTAAGGGCTCAGCAAATGCAACCCAACCAGGCAGAAGTGAGGTAGTTAGTTGTGGGCCAGCAGCGTAAAACCCGCTGGTTACAGGCCTAGCGTACCTTTATTGTGTGCTTTAGTAGCTCTTATTCTCCCGTCCTCTACCCAGAACTTCCCAACCCACTTGTGCTCATGACCACTATTTCTCGTGCCGGCCTCCTGACAAGCAGCGTAACTGGCCTTGCCAGCCTATTACTCCTGGTTGGATGTACCCAATCAGCCTCCACTGAGCAGGCAACTGAAGCTTCCCAACCTATGACCGACTCTACTCAGGCTGCTGCCGGTGCCACCAGTGCAGCGCCTACTACTACCTCCTTCGGCAAAGCCACTAATGGCACCGAAACCCAGCTCTATACCCTCACCAATGCCCACGGCCTGAAGGCTACCATCACCAACTACGGTGGTACCATCACCAGCCTTCTGGTGCCCGACAAAGACGGCAAGCTGAGCGACGTGGTACTGGGCTTTGATGATGTAAGCGGCTACCAGAGCCCGGAGTTCGTGAAGTCGGGGCCATACTTTGGGGCGCTTATTGGCCGGTATGGCAACCGTATCAAAGGCGGAAAATTTACCTTAGATGGCAAGCAGTACACGCTGGCCAAAAACAACGGCGAGAATACCCTGCATGGCGGCAAGCAGGGGTTCGATAAGGTGATGTGGCAGGCTGAGCCCGGCACCTCCACCGATGGCCAAACGCTCAGGCTCACGTACCTGAGCAAGGATGGGGAGGAGGGCTACCCCGGCAACCTGAACGTGACGGTAACCTACACCCTCACCAACGACGACGCCCTGAAGATTGACTACTCGGCTACCACTGATAAGGCCACACCCGTTAACCTGACCAACCACGCTTACTTCAACTTGGCTCTGGGTCAGAAGCCTGATATCCTGGGCCACGAGGTAACCATTGCCGCCGACCGCTACAACGTGGTAGATGCCGGCCTGATACCAACCGGTGAGTTGCGCCCCGTGAAAGGCACGCCCTTTGATTTCACCACCCCCCATACCATTGGGGAGCGAATTACGCAGGTGCCCGGTGGCTACGACCACAACTGGATTCTCAACCAGACCAGCGGCATGCACACCGCCGCCACTGTATATGAGCCCACCACGGGCCGCACTATGGAGGTGCGCACCACTGAGCCAGGCCTGCAGTTCTACACCGGTAACTTCCTCGATGGGACCCTCAAGGGCAAAAATGGGTTGACCTACGGCAAGCACGCGGCCTTCTGCATGGAGACCCAGCACTTTCCTGATTCTCCTAACCAGCCCAGCTTCCCCAGCACCACGCTTAAGCCCGGCCAAACGCTGCAATCAACTACTATCTATCAGTTTGGTGTGCGCAAATAAGTGTAAAGATGGATTTGTGAAGGTGTAGAAACCCAGGTTCACAGAATTTTACTTCTCAAATCCGCCCTTTCTCAACTTCACAACTTCTCAATCTTACCCTTGATGAAATACGTCATTGGCATCGACTACGGCACTGACTCTGTGCGGGCCCTGCTTGTGGATGCCCGCACGGGCGCCGAAGTAGCCCAAGCCGTGCATAACTACGCCCGCTGGAAAGAGCAGCGCTACTGCAATGCTGCCAGGAACCAGTTTCGCCAGCACCCCCTCGACCACATTGAGGGCCTGGAGGCCACGGTACGCCAAGTAGCCAAGCACGTTCCGGCCGAGCAAATTGTAGGGCTAGCCGTTGACACCACCGGCTCAACGCCTGGCGCCGTGGATGAACACGGCGTGGCTCTGGCCCTCACGCCCGGCTTCGAGGAAAACCCAAACGCTATGTTTGTGCTTTGGAAAGACCATACGGCCTTACCCGAAGCCGCCGAAATCAATGAAAAAGCCCGCCACTGGGGTGGTGAGGACTTTACGCAGTTTGAGGGGGGGATTTATTCCTCGGAATGGTTTTGGGCCAAGATTGCGCACGTGGTGCGGGAAGATGAGGCCGTAGCGAAAGCCGCTTACTCCTGGATGGAGCACTGCGACTGGCTGACTCTACTACTTACTGGCGGTGATTTGGCTACGTTTAAGCGCAGCCGCTGCGCCGCGGGCCACAAGGCCATGTGGCACGAGAACTGGGGTGGCCTACCATCGGAAGAGTTTCTTACCCTGCTAGAGCCTAAGCTGAGTGGCCTACGCGAGCGGCTATTCCAGGAAACCTACACTGCCGATGAGGTAGCCGGGCACCTCTCTGAGGAGTGGGCGCAGCGCCTGGGCCTGACCACAAACACCGTGGTAGCAGTTGGCTCATTTGACGCCCACGCGGGGGCTTTAGCCGGCGAAATTGAAGCCTATTCCATGGTGAAGGTGATGGGTACTTCTACCTGCGATATTGTGGTAGCCCCCATGCAGGAAGTAGGAGGGAAGCTGGTACCCGGTATCTGTGGCCAGGTAGATGGCTCAGTTATTCCGGGTATGCTGGGCCTAGAGGCCGGGCAGTCGGCCGTGGGTGACTTGCTAGCCTGGTTCCGGGGAGTTATTGAGTGGCCGCTGCGCACGTTGGTGCCCCAATCAGCGGTACTGACGCCCGAGCAGCAGGAAGCCTTGCGCGCTGAACTA from Hymenobacter taeanensis encodes:
- a CDS encoding SusC/RagA family TonB-linked outer membrane protein, translating into MRKPIPKLRRLTLPALMCCLPIPSVLAAATPEARLSLSAEIAQPDITVSGRVVDEKGVGLPGVNVVVKGSTVGTQTDIEGRYTLTAPDNGTIVFSFVGYTSQEVPVSGRTSVNVSLAPDSRSLNEVVVVGYLAQDRQNVSSAVSSLDVKEAVKAPVATVTQSLQGRVAGVQVQGSGSPGEAPVITIRGIGTLGNASSAPLYVIDGLWTDNIRDLNPNDIETLNVLKDASSTAIYGSRGANGVVQITTKKGKSGVPSISLNAYAGVDQLYKRYNLTNASEWADRAVQAYTNAGLDPLNAGQNSLAGAVKGPGGKFDPTIDTDWQKEFFQTGRVEDYNLTFSGGTSGEKSASNFLISGEYFHQQGIVKGPNFERYSLRLNSGLTRGRLKFQENVQLTHINRTLLNGFPFIDVLLMLPSIPVYDPRNEGGFGTGSTTLNTFATNPIGAQSLLNRKQNDNRIAGNVSADVSIFDFLSYRLNMAIDGHVYSNSDAQKAGIIRQNTAINTSFLSEFQGYDVFLLTENTLNFNKSFGDSHVNGIVGYSEQRYRQHNTTVQRQGFTSAPQYYFELDAGPVAGISGGATIENSKRSYFSQVTYDYKNRYLVSGSFRRDGSSKFAPENRWGNFGAGSVAWRLSEEEFFKTSVPAVNNLKLRASYGVNGNDGLGGAYGGNYLTAPIINQNVNYVDGNGNIVNGSAQITLSSPDIQWEERYTKDAGIDVGFLDNRFTLSADYYISETKKALAPVVIPVYLGNFGGAVFQNAGNLENRGFELALGYHENRNAFTYGADFTLTTVKNRVTKVPTEGQSFSDGIGLTRTQVGQPVGAFYLIPFDGIFQSKDEVQNYRNADGKVIQPYASAGDVRYKDSNGDGVIDTRDRVFVGTPFPKLQMGLNLSAAYKGFDVSVFLQAVTGNQVFNRSKAALESYNGPNNYERDVHPWTPENPSTTTPRLLQGGGAGDLGLAAASNALFNSTRWLEDGDYLRLKNIQIGYTFPKVLTSKVPSLGSVRVYVTGRNVVTFTKYSGFDPEITGTGFYGRGIDDGAYPNVRTFTGGVQVNF
- a CDS encoding RagB/SusD family nutrient uptake outer membrane protein, producing MKLNKIPALLLAGSLLFATGCEKDLLDKTNPNAPSTAQFWKSQDDAIKGVYACYSGIQQYACYGHSWQFITARSDESYSQSPFVELANFTRFIQPDNNFFISSFAWNDYYRTIYRTNQVITHVPDINMDPVLKNRLLGEAQFIRALMYFDLESFFGNVPLIITESVVSTRATQATPAQVQAQVIADLQAAIPNLPLTYSGADRGRATKGAAQALLAKMYLQQRRWSDASALLAQVINSNVYSLVPNYLDNFTETNENNSESVFEVQYTGSPLDVGQGQDNASASEAYDRPNFFGPPIYTFSDVQPRRWLLDAYTDSTVAFAAGSTTKHRIDPRRDISIISNLNPDRFYGKTFAELGYNPSQQYWRKYLNDRTRTTPENFTSGINFRVIRYADVLLLQAEALNEQGQTAAAVPLVNQVRQRVGLAPLVAGNFTQNSLRLQMRNERAKELAGEGQRWYDIIRWGLLDNQTGIDDLKTRDADFGNFVLGKSKLLPIPQSDIDIDPNVKQNPGY
- a CDS encoding glycoside hydrolase family 43 protein encodes the protein MRRFSHLAYATLAGVVLVAAGCQKPAPAPAAIVPPVVVPPITSSATFTNPLLASGPDPWVTQKDGYYYYMHTLNNRLEIWKTAAMSELRTAPSKVVWTPPSTGNAAGNLWAPELHFLDGKWYIYYSAGPAGPDLGRQRTWVVENAATDPTTGTWTDKGRLFSSPEDFWAIDGTVLEQNGKHYFIWSGHNGVDGIQRIYISQMGNPWTLIGPRVELSHPEYIWENVGPPYVNEGPEILKHGGKTFLVYSASFCGTDQYALGMLTTDATADPLLPASWKKSDKPVFSQDAANRAFATGHNSFFTSKDGKEDWIIYHANSNPNEGCVDKRNPRMQRYTWNPDGTPNFGVPVAINTPIAKPSGE
- a CDS encoding family 43 glycosylhydrolase codes for the protein MIPSIHSARRAKAARGPLRHLLQLGALLIVLLGWPSAPACALQGALGVHDPSTIVKEGNKYWIFATGQGIYSMYSTDLVNWTPGPRTVFVNNAYPGWINGKVPGFAGNFWAPECIFLNGKYYLYYSCSTFGSKVSAIGLATNVTLDPTSPNYKWEDQGEVVSTSASSDVNAIDPAVFRDTNGDVWLSYGSFFGGIRVTQLSATTGKPTGGTTHAVANGNPEAAYLTKNGSFYYLFVNRGACCNGVNSTYYMVVGRSASPTGPFLDQNGADLNNGGGTVVLNAAGRYIGPGHTGIYEENGVSYFSHHYYDGFDNGAPKLGIAKLTWTAAGWPSVTRDWVTAGRYEIRSQNSNLVWDAWGCTGVAGQMIAQGTPAGLDCQRWDITPLGEGEYKITNALGGLAADVAGCSPDAGAKLQLGAYTGAFCQRFRIDRANDGTLVFASANGNRVVEVPNASTTVGQQLGLWDYNGCSCQRWTLTNVSVLTSTNRKLLKGVSIYPQPTSTGSFTVALAGQPLGAETQIVVTDLKGAVVYRQEFSKQLTTLTVQAGLAPGVYQIAVRRGALATSQKLVVL
- a CDS encoding aldose epimerase family protein, coding for MTDSTQAAAGATSAAPTTTSFGKATNGTETQLYTLTNAHGLKATITNYGGTITSLLVPDKDGKLSDVVLGFDDVSGYQSPEFVKSGPYFGALIGRYGNRIKGGKFTLDGKQYTLAKNNGENTLHGGKQGFDKVMWQAEPGTSTDGQTLRLTYLSKDGEEGYPGNLNVTVTYTLTNDDALKIDYSATTDKATPVNLTNHAYFNLALGQKPDILGHEVTIAADRYNVVDAGLIPTGELRPVKGTPFDFTTPHTIGERITQVPGGYDHNWILNQTSGMHTAATVYEPTTGRTMEVRTTEPGLQFYTGNFLDGTLKGKNGLTYGKHAAFCMETQHFPDSPNQPSFPSTTLKPGQTLQSTTIYQFGVRK
- a CDS encoding ribulokinase, which translates into the protein MKYVIGIDYGTDSVRALLVDARTGAEVAQAVHNYARWKEQRYCNAARNQFRQHPLDHIEGLEATVRQVAKHVPAEQIVGLAVDTTGSTPGAVDEHGVALALTPGFEENPNAMFVLWKDHTALPEAAEINEKARHWGGEDFTQFEGGIYSSEWFWAKIAHVVREDEAVAKAAYSWMEHCDWLTLLLTGGDLATFKRSRCAAGHKAMWHENWGGLPSEEFLTLLEPKLSGLRERLFQETYTADEVAGHLSEEWAQRLGLTTNTVVAVGSFDAHAGALAGEIEAYSMVKVMGTSTCDIVVAPMQEVGGKLVPGICGQVDGSVIPGMLGLEAGQSAVGDLLAWFRGVIEWPLRTLVPQSAVLTPEQQEALRAELSDKMMAELNIAAAAVNPDESAVLALDWVNGRRTPDANQALKGAIMNLTMGTSAPHIFRALVEAICYGSKQIVERFEQEGIPIKQVIGLGGVAKKSAFMMQTLADVLNRPIRVAESDQAPALGAAMYAAVAAGIHPDVVTAQKAMGNGFAESYEPNPARVADYQRRYEQYQAFGHYVEQATEQRAGEVAETALVEQA